A single window of Loxodonta africana isolate mLoxAfr1 chromosome 10, mLoxAfr1.hap2, whole genome shotgun sequence DNA harbors:
- the LOC100670757 gene encoding olfactory receptor 4N4C — translation MEIRNSTVVTEFILLGLTQSQDIQLLVFVLILIFYLIILPGNFLIILTIQSDPSLSAPLYFFLGNLAFLDVSYSFIVAPRMLADFLSEKKVISYRSCITQLFFLHALGGGEELLLVVMAFDRYIAICRPLHYSTVMSPRTCYALLMALWFGGFVHSIIQVALILRLPFCGPNQLDNFFCDVPQVIKLACTDTFVEELLMVFNSGLLTLLCFLGLLVSYAVILFHVHRSSSEGKSKALSTCTTHVIIIFLMFGPAIFIYTRPFRALPADKVVSFFHTVIFPSMNPVIYTLRNQKVKSSMRRLLTRYVVL, via the coding sequence ATGGAGATAAGAAACAGCACAGTAGTGACAGAATTCATCCTTCTTGGTCTTACCCAGTCTCAAGATATTCAGCTCCTGGTCTTTGTTCTGATCTTAATTTTCTACCTTATCATCCTCCCTGGAAATTTCCTCATCATCCTCACCATTCAATCAGATCCTAGTCTCTCAGCCCCACTCTACTTCTTCCTGGGAAACCTAGCCTTCCTAGATGTATCCTACTCCTTCATTGTGGCTCCTAGGATGCTGGCAGACTTCCTCTCTGAGAAGAAGGTGATCTCCTACAGAAGCTGCATCACTCAGCTCTTCTTTTTGCATGCACTTGGAGGAGGAGAGGAGTTACTTCTTGTAGTGATGGCATTTGACCGCTACATCGCCATATGTCGACCTTTACACTACTCAACTGTCATGAGCCCCAGAACCTGCTATGCATTACTGATGGCCTTGTGGTTTGGGGGCTTTGTCCACTCCATTATCCAGGTAGCGCTCATCCTCCGTTTGCCCTTCTGTGGCCCAAATCAGTTGGATAACTTTTTCTGTGATGTCCCGCAGGTCATCAAGCTAGCCTGCACCGACACCTTTGTGGAAGAGCTCCTTATGGTCTTCAATAGTGGCTTACTCACACTCCTGTGTTTCCTAGGCCTTCTGGTCTCCTATGCAGTCATCCTCTTCCATGTGCATAGGTCTTCTTCTGAAGGAAAGAGCAAGGCTCTGTCCACATGCACAACTCACGTAATTATTATATTTCTCATGTTTGGACCTGCCATCTTCATCTACACTCGCCCTTTCAGGGCCTTACCAGCTGACAAGGTGGTTTCCTTCTTTCACACAGTGATCTTTCCTTCGATGAATCCTGTGATTTATACCCTTCGAAACCAGAAAGTGAAATCTTCCATGAGGAGGTTATTGACTAGATATGTAGTCCTTTAA
- the LOC100677709 gene encoding olfactory receptor 4N5-like: MEMEIRNSTMMTEFILLGLTQSPDIQLLVFVLVLVFYLIILPGNFLIILTIRSDPGLSAPLYFFLGNLAFLDASYSFVVAPKMLADFFSEKKVISYRVCITQLFFLHFLGEMFLLVFMAFDRYIAICWPLQYSAIMKPRVCYALLLALCLGSFAHSFVQVALILHLPFCGPNQLDNFFCDAPQIIKLACTDTFVVELLIVSNNGLLTLLCFLGLLASYAVILFHLKGHCSEGKGKAVSTCTTHIIIVFFMFGPAIFMYTRPFRALPGDKVVSLFHTVIFPLLNPVIYTLRNQEVKASMRRLFNLHIAR; encoded by the coding sequence ATGGAGATGGAGATAAGAAACAGCACAATGATGACAGAATTCATCCTTCTTGGTCTTACCCAGTCTCCAGATATTCAGCTCCTTGTCTTTGTGCTAGTCTTAGTTTTCTACCTCATCATCCTCCCTGGAAATTTCCTCATCATTCTCACCATCAGATCAGACCCTGGTCTCTCAGCCCCCCTCTACTTTTTCTTGGGAAACTTGGCCTTCCTGGATGCATCCTACTCCTTCGTTGTGGCTCCCAAGATGCTGGCGGACTTCTTTTCTGAGAAAAAGGTGATATCATACAGAGTTTGCATCACTCAgctctttttcttgcatttccTTGGGGAGATGTTCCTTCTTGTTTTTATGGCATTTGACCGCTACATTGCCATATGTTGGCCTTTACAGTATTCAGCTATCATGAAACCTAGAGTTTGCTATGCCTTATTGTTGGCTCTATGCCTTGGGAGCTTTGCTCATTCCTTTGTACAAGTGGCACTTATCCTCCACTTGCCCTTCtgtggcccaaaccagctggatAACTTCTTCTGTGATGCCCCACAGATCATCAAGCTGGCCTGCACAGACACTTTTGTAGTGGAGCTCCTGATTGTCTCCAACAATGGATTGCTCACCCTCCTGTGTTTCCTGGGCCTTCTGGCCTCTTATGCTGTCATCCTCTTCCATTTAAAGGGACACTGTTCTGAAGGGAAGGGTAAGGCAGTGTCCACATGCACTACTCACATTATCATCGTATTTTTTATGTTTGGGCCAGCCATTTTCATGTACACTCGCCCCTTTAGAGCCTTGCCAGGTGACAAAGTGGTTTCTCTCTTCCACACAGTGATATTTCCTTTGTTGAATCCTGTAATTTACACCCTACGGAACCAAGAAGTGAAAGCCTCAATGAGAAGATTATTTAATCTGCATATAGCCAGATGA